In the genome of Ignavibacteriales bacterium, one region contains:
- a CDS encoding T9SS type A sorting domain-containing protein, translated as MKSHLKIFFILLIIPTQLFSQQIWEPSGGPAGGTVENIIRSGAGLIFATLAEQGIILSDDSGLSWVAKNNGLPTRDVLSVHSHNNGSLFSGMVIDGIYRSEDNGNSWINVKRIDDLPFSDNVRCFTSDNLGNVYAGAQFSGVFRSTNNGNSWTKVNYGLSTRNIEVMASTPNGYIFAGTMNGLYRSTNQGGTWSKLNLGIYSADITDLHVTVKGVLYAATYGQGIVRSYDNGGTWEKINFGLSSITGDPYPAIYSIASDDKNQVYASAYLDGVFYLEKSEQRWYKSNLNLPDGTVYSLLALPDNQLIAGTSRAGIFISNTNTIEWKESNQGIYATDVYSMSSGINGYIFASVFGRGIYSSKDEGATWELENTGLTTPYIFSLVTNNHGTLFAGTYDGQIGGISYGHGVFRSTNDGETWVASNNGLNSSWVNKLAVNKVNNDLYAATINSNAVYRSSDQGMNWIPVISNETANAFVFNNNGDVFAAIYNSGIYRSSNNGMDWTAINSGLQSGPALKQLKQSDINRKFRRFSREESGLEYTRSSEQQLDNITLNITSLCIDGHGTIYAGGYGELYRSVDNGDSWDLIEEELGDGWITSLVFDERNNFYAAVDGNVLQSQDYGFTWNEYQAGLTNFTESLFISPENGLFAATRGGSVFKSVSSSTSFIIPFNALLEGSIVEFNWEVETELLSKPIQIELSKDGKTWNKFATIESGIDKYEAEISNEILAGSYFRLSSEVNGQNISISKSVQLKENSTVSEFQLEQNFPNPFNPSTKIEFTVPVVKNENTVAVILKIYDALGREVKTLVNDKKSAGVYTVEFIATEFPSGVYFYNLNAGDVSITKKMVLAK; from the coding sequence TTGAAGTCACATTTAAAAATATTTTTTATTCTCCTGATTATTCCAACCCAACTATTCTCTCAACAAATATGGGAGCCCAGCGGCGGTCCTGCCGGCGGTACTGTGGAAAATATTATTCGTTCAGGAGCTGGATTAATCTTTGCAACATTAGCTGAACAGGGTATTATTTTAAGCGATGACAGTGGTTTGTCCTGGGTGGCAAAAAATAACGGACTTCCTACACGTGATGTCTTATCTGTACATTCACATAACAATGGTTCACTCTTTTCAGGAATGGTTATCGATGGAATTTATAGGTCCGAGGATAACGGAAACTCCTGGATAAATGTAAAAAGAATTGATGATCTTCCCTTCTCTGACAATGTAAGATGTTTTACATCTGACAATCTTGGTAATGTTTATGCCGGTGCCCAATTCAGTGGTGTTTTTCGTTCGACTAATAATGGTAATAGCTGGACTAAAGTAAATTATGGTCTTAGCACAAGAAACATTGAAGTCATGGCAAGTACACCAAATGGTTATATATTCGCCGGTACGATGAATGGTTTGTACCGCTCAACCAATCAAGGTGGAACCTGGTCAAAATTAAATTTAGGTATTTACTCTGCTGATATTACTGATCTACACGTAACGGTTAAAGGCGTATTATATGCCGCAACTTACGGACAAGGAATTGTCAGGTCATATGATAATGGTGGAACCTGGGAGAAAATCAATTTCGGACTTTCATCAATTACAGGTGACCCTTACCCGGCTATTTATTCAATAGCCTCAGATGATAAAAACCAGGTTTATGCGTCAGCCTATCTTGATGGTGTATTCTATCTTGAAAAATCTGAGCAGAGATGGTATAAATCCAATTTGAATCTTCCGGACGGAACAGTTTATTCATTATTGGCATTACCTGACAATCAACTTATTGCCGGAACAAGCAGAGCAGGCATATTCATCTCTAATACAAATACCATTGAATGGAAAGAATCTAATCAGGGTATTTATGCGACAGACGTTTACTCAATGAGTTCTGGAATAAACGGATATATTTTTGCATCAGTTTTTGGCAGGGGCATTTATTCTTCAAAGGATGAAGGTGCAACCTGGGAACTTGAAAACACTGGATTGACTACTCCGTATATTTTTTCTTTAGTTACAAATAATCACGGAACATTATTCGCCGGTACTTACGATGGCCAGATCGGTGGAATTTCTTATGGACACGGTGTTTTTCGTTCAACAAATGACGGAGAAACATGGGTAGCTTCAAATAATGGACTTAATTCAAGCTGGGTTAATAAACTTGCTGTAAACAAGGTTAATAATGATCTATATGCCGCTACAATAAACAGCAACGCTGTTTACAGATCCTCTGATCAGGGAATGAACTGGATACCTGTTATTTCAAACGAAACTGCCAACGCGTTTGTTTTTAATAACAATGGGGATGTATTCGCGGCGATATACAATTCAGGAATTTACCGTTCATCGAATAATGGAATGGATTGGACTGCAATAAATTCAGGACTTCAATCAGGACCAGCATTGAAGCAGCTAAAACAAAGTGATATAAATCGAAAATTCAGAAGATTCAGCCGGGAAGAATCCGGGTTAGAATATACAAGAAGCTCAGAACAACAGTTAGATAACATTACATTAAATATCACTTCATTGTGTATCGATGGTCATGGAACAATTTACGCAGGCGGATATGGCGAATTATACAGATCCGTAGACAATGGTGATAGTTGGGATTTAATCGAAGAAGAACTTGGTGATGGCTGGATAACCTCCCTCGTTTTTGATGAGAGAAATAACTTTTATGCAGCCGTTGACGGTAATGTATTACAATCCCAGGACTATGGTTTTACCTGGAATGAATACCAGGCAGGCTTAACTAATTTTACAGAAAGTTTGTTCATCAGCCCTGAAAATGGATTATTTGCAGCTACGCGCGGCGGATCAGTATTTAAATCGGTTTCTTCTTCCACATCGTTTATTATTCCATTTAATGCTTTACTTGAGGGAAGCATTGTGGAATTTAACTGGGAAGTTGAAACCGAATTATTAAGCAAACCAATTCAGATTGAACTAAGTAAAGACGGGAAAACCTGGAACAAATTTGCAACAATAGAATCAGGCATAGACAAATATGAAGCCGAAATATCAAACGAGATTCTTGCAGGAAGTTATTTCAGATTAAGTTCAGAAGTGAATGGACAAAATATTTCAATAAGTAAATCAGTGCAGTTAAAAGAGAACTCCACGGTTAGTGAATTTCAGTTGGAGCAAAATTTTCCAAACCCATTTAACCCATCGACTAAAATAGAATTTACCGTACCGGTTGTTAAAAATGAAAACACAGTAGCTGTGATACTAAAAATTTATGACGCCTTAGGACGTGAAGTTAAAACCCTTGTTAATGATAAAAAATCTGCAGGCGTTTATACAGTAGAGTTTATTGCTACAGAATTTCCCAGCGGTGTGTATTTTTACAATCTTAATGCCGGTGATGTGAGTATCACAAAGAAAATGGTTCTTGCTAAATAA
- a CDS encoding DNA internalization-related competence protein ComEC/Rec2, with amino-acid sequence MRGYPVILFTASLIIGIIFTVFVNPFIDAFLPAAIVIIVVAILFLILKLKSTLNSQKLKVLSIVLIGFIAGSILALEKDSVKTLNIHREKNVKVTGKITSVELKRERSIQFMVECDSLQVNDNTFFTGLNLICRIYDTELKKLDSIYNKIYPGNIIELSGTFSSGRERRNPGEFDFRKYLESKDISGVITLTTTDDLKILGDEYDFFKSTIHDIRTSIDSRISELHDRKTSGLLRGLLLADRTEINAEVKNDFIDSGVVHILAVSGLHVGYILMIFILLTGRFNIKIRMLMTIAGILSFLLITNSPPSVFRACVMAIVFILAKLTGRSSNIYNSLAIAAAIILLFDYKELFNPGFQLSFSAVLAIAVFVPLLTRVVNSGFIKSGILKNILILSIVSFAAQIGTLSLTLMYFGKISLIGLMANLIVIPLAGVIIAIGILTLCISPLSFLIASLSAETNMLLTSMMLELVRFSSNLSFAFTPVKNFSMIDVLVFYVHCIFIICFIKRFTNNISKIVFVILVAANIFIFTSFDNEEVLVPGNLNVMVIDVGQGDAILIKFPNGETALVDAGDANYFFDAGERIIIPLLDYLGINKIDYAFISHLDSDHYAGFVSLIYNNRIKKVFKPQTDSSSNKDLRFEAYLKKMQIPFEDYSTGVREFGSAKIYFLTSQYVNNAGFSHNNKSGVFKLVYGDSEILFTGDIELAAETYYANKYKTFLQSDVLKVAHHGSETSSTPSFISYVKPEISLISAGVQNKFNHPSDIVLQSLDDYSRILRTDKSGAIILSSDGREFSLIEWKNF; translated from the coding sequence ATGAGAGGTTACCCTGTAATACTATTTACAGCGTCATTAATTATCGGAATCATCTTCACAGTTTTTGTCAATCCTTTTATTGACGCATTCTTACCTGCAGCAATAGTGATTATTGTTGTGGCAATTCTGTTCCTGATTCTAAAATTAAAATCAACGCTAAACTCTCAGAAACTAAAAGTTCTGTCAATTGTATTGATCGGTTTTATTGCGGGCAGCATTTTGGCTTTAGAAAAAGATTCAGTCAAAACACTTAATATTCATCGTGAAAAAAATGTTAAAGTAACCGGAAAAATAACCTCGGTCGAACTGAAGAGGGAACGATCGATTCAGTTTATGGTCGAATGTGATTCTTTACAAGTTAACGACAATACTTTCTTTACGGGATTAAATTTAATCTGCAGAATTTACGATACCGAACTAAAAAAATTGGATTCGATTTACAACAAGATTTACCCGGGAAACATCATCGAACTTAGCGGCACATTCTCCAGCGGCAGAGAGCGGCGGAATCCCGGGGAATTTGATTTCAGGAAATATCTTGAATCGAAAGATATTAGCGGCGTTATAACTTTAACTACTACAGACGATCTCAAAATCCTGGGCGATGAGTACGACTTCTTCAAATCGACAATACATGATATAAGAACATCTATTGATTCAAGAATCAGCGAACTGCACGACAGAAAGACTTCCGGATTGCTCAGAGGTTTGCTATTAGCCGATAGAACAGAAATCAATGCTGAAGTAAAAAATGATTTTATAGATTCAGGAGTCGTGCACATATTAGCAGTATCCGGACTCCATGTCGGATACATACTAATGATCTTTATTTTACTGACAGGAAGATTTAACATCAAAATTAGAATGCTAATGACAATTGCCGGTATTCTTTCTTTTCTTCTAATTACTAATTCACCTCCATCGGTTTTCAGGGCTTGTGTAATGGCAATCGTTTTCATTTTAGCAAAGCTAACCGGCAGGAGCAGTAATATTTATAATTCACTGGCAATTGCGGCAGCAATAATTCTGCTGTTTGATTATAAAGAACTTTTCAATCCCGGATTTCAACTTTCCTTTTCAGCAGTACTTGCAATTGCCGTATTTGTTCCGCTGCTTACAAGGGTAGTTAACTCAGGTTTTATTAAAAGCGGGATTCTGAAAAACATACTCATATTATCTATTGTTTCATTTGCTGCACAGATTGGTACTCTTTCGCTTACGTTAATGTATTTTGGAAAAATATCGTTGATCGGTCTTATGGCAAACCTTATTGTAATACCGCTGGCAGGGGTTATAATCGCCATTGGAATTTTAACTTTGTGTATTTCACCCCTGTCGTTTTTGATTGCTTCTCTCTCGGCTGAAACAAATATGCTTCTGACTTCGATGATGCTTGAACTGGTTAGGTTCAGCAGCAATCTTAGTTTTGCTTTTACTCCGGTTAAAAATTTTTCAATGATAGATGTGCTGGTGTTTTACGTTCATTGCATATTCATTATCTGCTTTATAAAAAGATTTACAAATAATATTTCAAAAATTGTTTTTGTTATTCTGGTCGCTGCGAATATTTTTATTTTTACTTCGTTCGATAATGAAGAAGTGCTGGTTCCAGGCAATTTGAATGTTATGGTGATTGATGTTGGACAAGGTGACGCTATTCTGATAAAATTTCCAAATGGTGAAACAGCGTTAGTCGATGCAGGTGATGCAAATTATTTTTTTGATGCAGGAGAACGAATAATAATTCCTCTGCTCGATTATCTTGGTATAAATAAAATTGACTATGCATTTATTTCACATCTTGATTCCGATCACTATGCGGGATTCGTTTCATTGATTTACAACAACAGGATAAAAAAAGTTTTTAAACCACAAACTGATAGTTCCAGTAATAAGGATTTGAGATTTGAAGCATATCTTAAAAAAATGCAAATCCCGTTTGAAGACTATTCGACCGGAGTGCGTGAGTTTGGTTCTGCTAAAATTTATTTCCTTACTAGTCAGTATGTAAACAACGCAGGTTTCAGTCATAATAATAAAAGCGGGGTTTTCAAACTTGTCTATGGAGATTCAGAAATACTTTTTACAGGCGATATTGAATTAGCTGCCGAAACCTATTACGCAAATAAGTATAAAACTTTTCTGCAGTCGGATGTTCTGAAAGTTGCACATCACGGAAGTGAGACGAGTTCGACACCATCATTTATCTCTTATGTAAAACCAGAAATTAGTTTGATAAGTGCAGGAGTTCAGAATAAATTTAATCATCCATCTGATATTGTTTTACAATCGCTTGATGATTATTCACGTATACTCAGGACAGATAAATCCGGTGCGATTATTTTAAGTTCAGATGGAAGGGAATTCTCTCTCATCGAGTGGAAGAATTTTTAA
- a CDS encoding metalloenzyme translates to MVFIDGVGIGADDPERNPFVKYGFKTFLENFGTVPTLKNPELTSNDIQLFPVDALMGVDGLPQSGTGQTSIFCGFNASQFIGKHFGPYPYSTLVPLIKEKNIFIELKRLKKKVFFANAYPKVFFDYIDSGKKRLSVTSLSCILSNMKLNKSAEVRSGKALTAEITNERWNKKLGYKLKIISPVVAAKRLVRISLKNHFTLFEYFLTDHLGHGRLEENFDSTFNEIDIFLKTLIEESKKNNFTLVICSDHGNLEDISVKTHTLNPALAITAGRYSEVLKKQIKHLYDIKPAIISILK, encoded by the coding sequence ATGGTATTTATCGACGGAGTCGGGATTGGTGCGGATGATCCTGAAAGGAACCCGTTTGTTAAATATGGTTTTAAAACTTTTTTAGAAAATTTTGGCACAGTCCCCACACTTAAAAACCCTGAACTAACCAGTAATGACATTCAGCTCTTTCCTGTTGATGCGTTAATGGGTGTTGATGGATTGCCGCAAAGCGGTACGGGACAAACATCTATCTTTTGCGGATTTAATGCTTCTCAGTTTATTGGGAAACATTTTGGACCCTATCCTTATTCAACATTAGTACCTTTGATAAAAGAAAAAAATATTTTCATTGAACTAAAGCGATTAAAGAAAAAAGTATTTTTTGCAAATGCTTATCCAAAAGTGTTCTTTGATTATATCGACTCGGGAAAAAAACGGCTGAGCGTTACATCATTAAGTTGTATTCTTTCAAATATGAAACTCAACAAATCTGCAGAAGTTCGAAGCGGCAAAGCGCTTACGGCAGAAATAACAAATGAAAGATGGAATAAAAAACTGGGGTATAAATTAAAAATCATTTCTCCGGTTGTTGCTGCCAAAAGGTTAGTAAGAATATCATTAAAAAATCATTTCACTCTCTTTGAATATTTTTTAACTGATCATCTCGGACACGGCAGGCTTGAAGAAAACTTTGATAGCACATTTAATGAAATAGATATTTTCCTGAAAACTTTAATAGAAGAATCAAAAAAAAATAATTTCACACTTGTAATCTGTTCCGACCACGGGAACCTTGAAGATATTTCTGTTAAGACTCATACACTAAATCCCGCGCTGGCAATTACAGCAGGCAGGTATTCAGAAGTTCTGAAAAAACAAATAAAACATCTATACGATATCAAACCGGCAATTATCTCAATACTTAAATGA
- a CDS encoding D-tyrosyl-tRNA(Tyr) deacylase yields MKVVLQRVSEGGVFIQANGYSAEIKKGLVLLVAVKDDDTESDINFTADKCCNLRVFEDENEKMNLSVKDVNGEVLIISQFTLYGDTRKGNRPGFTSSAKPETAIPLYEKFIKRVISNLGEEKVKTGLFGAMMKVKIINDGPVTLIVESKNDGAN; encoded by the coding sequence TTGAAAGTAGTACTTCAGCGAGTAAGTGAAGGCGGAGTGTTTATTCAGGCAAATGGATACTCTGCAGAAATAAAAAAAGGTTTGGTACTGCTGGTAGCCGTAAAAGATGATGATACGGAATCTGACATTAATTTCACTGCGGATAAATGCTGCAATCTCAGAGTCTTTGAGGATGAAAATGAAAAAATGAATCTTTCAGTGAAGGATGTAAATGGTGAAGTATTAATTATTTCGCAGTTTACACTTTACGGTGATACCCGGAAAGGGAACAGACCCGGGTTTACTTCTTCAGCAAAACCTGAAACTGCTATTCCTTTATATGAAAAATTTATTAAAAGAGTTATCTCTAATCTTGGTGAAGAAAAGGTTAAGACCGGTTTATTCGGTGCTATGATGAAAGTAAAAATTATTAATGATGGTCCGGTAACTTTAATAGTTGAATCCAAAAACGATGGAGCGAATTAA
- the prmC gene encoding peptide chain release factor N(5)-glutamine methyltransferase: MLTVLEAIKLSAQYLDSKGIESARINAELLLASVLKCKRLELYLSFDRPLSAEETSMYREFLRRRSIFEPLQYIIGSVEFYGLNFNVNKSVLIPRPETELMVELILEENKNKSGLKILDIGTGSGNIAVSLAVSSTRFEVKAIDISKGALEVAKQNAIQNKVNDRIDFLLSDIKNYSDDNLKYDIIVSNPPYISVQEFPELQKELKYEPSIALTDEADGLSFYVVICEKARNLLKSGGYLYFEIGQNQDLAVKEIMTSNSFSEIIFRKDYQNINRVIRGIKN; this comes from the coding sequence ATGCTGACTGTCTTAGAAGCTATTAAACTCTCTGCACAATATCTCGATTCAAAAGGAATTGAATCAGCAAGAATCAATGCGGAACTGTTGTTAGCAAGTGTTCTTAAATGTAAAAGATTAGAATTATATCTTTCATTTGATCGACCTCTCTCAGCAGAAGAAACTTCAATGTACAGGGAGTTCCTCAGGAGGAGAAGTATCTTTGAACCACTTCAATACATAATTGGAAGCGTGGAATTCTACGGATTAAATTTTAATGTAAATAAATCAGTACTCATTCCACGTCCTGAAACCGAGTTAATGGTTGAATTGATTCTTGAAGAAAACAAAAATAAGAGTGGATTAAAAATTCTTGATATCGGAACAGGCAGTGGAAATATAGCTGTATCACTTGCGGTTTCATCGACCCGGTTTGAAGTTAAAGCAATCGATATAAGTAAAGGCGCGTTGGAAGTAGCAAAACAAAATGCTATTCAAAACAAAGTAAATGACCGTATAGATTTTTTATTATCAGACATTAAAAATTATTCAGATGACAATCTTAAGTACGATATAATAGTTTCAAATCCACCATACATTTCTGTACAAGAATTTCCGGAACTTCAGAAGGAGCTTAAATATGAACCTTCTATTGCGCTGACGGATGAGGCTGATGGCCTTTCTTTTTATGTAGTGATTTGTGAAAAAGCCCGAAACTTGCTTAAGTCAGGCGGCTATTTGTATTTTGAAATCGGACAGAACCAGGATTTAGCAGTAAAAGAAATCATGACTTCAAACAGTTTCAGTGAAATAATTTTTAGAAAAGATTATCAGAATATTAATCGGGTAATAAGAGGAATCAAAAATTGA
- a CDS encoding PEGA domain-containing protein — MKSLINYFLVIVISFSCVNLLAQDCETKLIVNSDYQDTHFYLNDTLIGTGNKIEIQIEPGVHVLLIMENSDRWDAKSIMDTINVARCQTLNLSYKLRSDFLIQSNPSNAEVLLNDTLIGYTPLRLKEGYRNILLRKEGYESQTIGISDVLPGTVYELDYIGMKDEKNFFQTDLFKIMLGGIVVLGGTSAYFKIKADEKFEDYEITGNGDSLKETRKYDLISGLLFGALQINFGFLIYHILIE; from the coding sequence ATGAAATCACTAATTAATTATTTTCTCGTAATTGTTATTTCATTCTCTTGCGTGAATTTATTAGCACAAGATTGTGAAACTAAGCTGATTGTTAATTCAGATTATCAGGACACACATTTCTATCTCAATGATACTTTGATTGGAACAGGAAATAAAATTGAGATACAAATTGAACCGGGTGTTCATGTACTATTGATTATGGAAAACAGTGACAGGTGGGATGCAAAGTCGATTATGGACACAATAAATGTTGCAAGGTGTCAGACACTCAATCTCTCATACAAATTAAGATCTGACTTTTTAATACAAAGTAATCCATCAAATGCAGAGGTTCTTCTAAACGACACATTAATCGGATACACACCCTTGCGCTTGAAAGAAGGTTACAGAAATATTTTGTTGCGTAAAGAAGGTTATGAGTCACAAACAATTGGAATCTCCGATGTTCTGCCGGGAACTGTTTATGAATTAGATTATATTGGAATGAAAGATGAAAAAAATTTTTTTCAAACAGATTTATTTAAAATTATGTTAGGAGGAATAGTTGTGCTGGGAGGAACTTCCGCATATTTTAAAATAAAAGCTGATGAAAAATTTGAAGATTATGAGATAACCGGAAATGGTGATTCTCTGAAAGAAACAAGAAAATACGATTTAATAAGCGGGTTACTATTTGGCGCACTTCAGATCAATTTTGGATTTCTTATCTACCACATACTCATCGAGTAA
- a CDS encoding PQQ-binding-like beta-propeller repeat protein — protein sequence MKKKFLIALTLLFIAGCIPSQIKIAPRKGDDSRSMYGSTPGREFISNESPGDSLVELWEYSTNGSFPSNAVTVYDSFAFVNDLSGRIYCIHIYTGKRLGQIKNKGCVYSAPVINRNSLIYVSAITGEDESNVVFYDYINGQIKDETIVDGLMITELIKVEDGVLFTTENGKVYKFNFIGQKVWELDTKTSTRSIPSADETYLLFANDEGELICIDHTKGTIKYKIIIGEPVFSGSAISGKNFYLSDNSGVVYKFDISSGKILNRFDSGARILMSPSIQNDNLYIGNLRGELFSLSTGDLSLNWKLKTDGVLNASPLVTENKLVVPDLNRRIFYVNKFSGSLERTFEIDGRVKHTPVIVDGKLLVGYDSGILKAYEITN from the coding sequence TTGAAAAAGAAATTCTTAATAGCATTGACACTGTTATTTATTGCGGGATGTATTCCTTCGCAAATAAAAATCGCGCCGCGCAAGGGTGATGATTCCAGGTCGATGTATGGTTCTACTCCAGGGCGGGAATTTATTTCAAATGAATCGCCGGGAGATTCATTAGTTGAACTTTGGGAATACAGCACAAACGGAAGTTTTCCTTCAAACGCAGTTACAGTTTATGATTCTTTCGCTTTCGTTAACGATTTAAGCGGAAGGATATACTGCATTCATATATACACCGGAAAAAGATTAGGACAGATAAAAAATAAAGGATGTGTTTACTCCGCACCGGTAATAAACAGGAACTCACTAATTTATGTTTCAGCCATTACCGGAGAAGATGAGAGCAACGTTGTATTTTATGATTACATCAATGGTCAGATTAAGGATGAAACCATAGTCGATGGTTTAATGATAACTGAATTAATAAAAGTGGAAGACGGTGTGCTATTCACAACAGAAAACGGTAAGGTTTACAAATTCAATTTTATCGGTCAAAAGGTTTGGGAACTTGATACAAAAACTTCAACCAGGAGTATTCCCTCAGCAGATGAAACCTACCTGTTATTCGCTAATGATGAAGGCGAATTGATTTGTATCGATCACACAAAAGGGACTATCAAGTATAAAATAATTATTGGTGAACCTGTTTTTTCCGGATCAGCTATTTCCGGAAAAAATTTTTATTTGTCGGATAACTCAGGTGTTGTTTACAAATTTGATATTAGCTCTGGAAAAATATTAAATCGATTTGATTCCGGTGCCCGAATACTAATGAGTCCGTCAATACAAAATGATAATCTCTACATCGGCAATTTGAGGGGTGAATTATTTTCCTTAAGCACAGGTGATCTTTCTCTTAACTGGAAATTAAAAACAGATGGTGTGCTGAACGCATCACCGCTTGTCACTGAAAATAAATTAGTAGTACCTGATCTGAATCGCAGGATATTTTATGTCAATAAATTCAGCGGCAGTCTTGAAAGAACTTTTGAAATAGACGGAAGAGTAAAACATACACCTGTAATTGTTGATGGTAAATTGTTAGTCGGCTATGACAGCGGAATACTTAAGGCTTATGAAATCACTAATTAA